In Zingiber officinale cultivar Zhangliang chromosome 1A, Zo_v1.1, whole genome shotgun sequence, the DNA window CCTCCGGCGCGTCCGACATCCCTACATCGTTCAGCTCTTCGAGGTCATGGCCACCAAGACCAAGATCTACTTCGTCATGGAGTACGTCCGTGGCGGGGAGCTTTTCTCCCGCGTCTCCAAGGGCCGGCTCCGCGAGGACGCCGCCCGCCGATACTTCCAGCAGCTCGTCTCCGCCGTCGCCTTTTGCCACGCTCGCGGCGTCTTCCACCGGGACTTGAAGCCAGAGAACCTTCTCGTCGACGAGAATGGCGACCTCAAGGTCTCCGACTTCGGGCTCTCCGCGGTCGCGGAGCAGAGCCGCGGCGGGGACGGCCTGCTCCATACCTTCTGCGGCACGCCGGCGTACGTGGCTCCGGAAGTGCTTTCGAGAAGGGGCTACGACGGCGCCAAGGTCGACATTTGGTCCTGCGGCGTCATCCTCTTCGTATTGACCGCCGGCTGCCTCCCGTTCCGCGATTGCAACATTGTATCCATGTACCGAAAGATCTACAAAGGGGATTTCCGGTGCCCGCGGTGGTTCTCGGCGGATCTCAAACGGCTCCTCCACCGCCTCCTGGACACCAATCCCCGAACCCGGATCACCATTCCGGAGATCATGGAGGACAATTGGTTCAAGAAGGGTTTCCGCCATGTCCAATTCTACACGGAGGACGACCAATTGCATACTCTAGAAGACGCTTCCCAAATGTCCCAAGGCGATGCGGCATCCCTCTGGGAAACCGAATCCGATTGTTCCATCATCTCTTGCGCCTCATCAATACtcttggaggagaagaggaagaggccccGGATGTCGAGGCCGTCGACTCTCAATGCGTTCGATATCATTTCCTTCTCGAGGGGGTTCGACCTCTCGGGGTTGTTCGAGGAGACGGGAGACGAGACCAGGTTTCTCTCCCAGGAGCCAGTTTCCACGATCATAACGAAGCTAGAGGAGATCTCCAAGGCGGTAAGCTTCACGGCGAGGAGAAAGGATTGTCGAGTGAGCTTAGAAGGCACGAGAGGAGGAGGTGAAAGGGGGCCATTGACGATTGCAGCGGAGATATTTGAGCTCACACCATCGATCGTAGTGGTCGAAGTGAAGAAGAAATCAGGGGACAGGGGAGCTTACGAGGACTTCTGCAACAAGGAGCTCAAACCCGGCCTGCGGCACCTCGTTTTGGAGCCAGATTACAATGCCAAAACTCTGTCATAGCGAGCGCAATTCAACAGCACTAGTAATCGCTCGGAAAGGGAACGTCTGGACATTTTGTATATACAGCTCGATGATCTTAGTTCTGGCCCTGAGGTTCGATTTGAATTTTTGACTTATACATATCATTGAAATTGAACAGAACGACTGAACGACTAAGTTTTTCATAAACGTATGTTTGCAGATAAATTAGTATGtttttttatatctatttttaattaaaaaaatcaacccGGCATTGAATTGGAAAACTTCACCTCGGAGCAATCCCCAACTTTGACCACTATGGCCGTGGCTTCTCCTGGACCGTCGAAGCCCACATCCATGATATGAGCCCATCATTGATGACCAGAGTGTAGACCATGCTC includes these proteins:
- the LOC122016667 gene encoding CBL-interacting protein kinase 19-like, translated to MAASAPVKSGNGAEKRAKKEPKLLLGRFEVGKLLGAGTFAKVYVARNVRTDELVAIKALDKEKIVKWGLVSQIKREIAILRRVRHPYIVQLFEVMATKTKIYFVMEYVRGGELFSRVSKGRLREDAARRYFQQLVSAVAFCHARGVFHRDLKPENLLVDENGDLKVSDFGLSAVAEQSRGGDGLLHTFCGTPAYVAPEVLSRRGYDGAKVDIWSCGVILFVLTAGCLPFRDCNIVSMYRKIYKGDFRCPRWFSADLKRLLHRLLDTNPRTRITIPEIMEDNWFKKGFRHVQFYTEDDQLHTLEDASQMSQGDAASLWETESDCSIISCASSILLEEKRKRPRMSRPSTLNAFDIISFSRGFDLSGLFEETGDETRFLSQEPVSTIITKLEEISKAVSFTARRKDCRVSLEGTRGGGERGPLTIAAEIFELTPSIVVVEVKKKSGDRGAYEDFCNKELKPGLRHLVLEPDYNAKTLS